In Musa acuminata AAA Group cultivar baxijiao chromosome BXJ3-11, Cavendish_Baxijiao_AAA, whole genome shotgun sequence, one DNA window encodes the following:
- the LOC103971476 gene encoding vesicle-associated protein 4-2-like isoform X2, with product MALAEVKAGTEGKGWGIFRLPFFGGGGGGGGGDGGSSSNSSSTFILTHNHHYRSSGQVEGGAAAAQAGRRSSGASSVSSVARSLLPTRRRLRLDPPTKLYFPYEPGKQVRSAIRIKNTSKSHVAFKFQTTAPKSCFMRPPGGILSPGESIIATVFKFVEQPENNEKPMDQKSKVKFKIVSLKVNGPMEYVPELFDEQKDQVAVEQILRVVFLDPDHPCPQMEKLKRQLAEAEAALEARKKPPEDTSPRIVGGLVIDEWKERRERYLAQQQQVEGVDSV from the exons ATGGCGTTAGCCGAAGTCAAGGCGGGGACGGAGGGGAAGGGGTGGGGGATTTTCCGGCTGCCTTTCTTCGGCGGCGGGGGCGGAGGTGGAGGAGGTGATGGAGGATCGTCGTCCAACTCTTCGTCGACGTTCATTTTGACGCATAACCACCATTACCGATCGTCGGGGCAGGTGGAGGGAGGGGCCGCGGCGGCGCAGGCCGGAAGGCGCAGCTCCGGCGCCAGCTCGGTCTCGTCGGTTGCCAGGTCGCTGCTGCCCACCAGACGCCGCCTTCGGCTCGATCCGCCCACCAAGCTCTACTTCCCTT ATGAACCTGGAAAACAGGTGCGAAGTGCAATCAGGATTAAGAACACCAGCAAGTCGCATGTGGCATTTAAG TTTCAAACAACTGCACCTAAGAGCTGTTTCATGCGTCCTCCTGGAGGTATACTCTCCCCAGGGGAGAGTATCATTGCTACTG TTTTCAAGTTTGTTGAGCAACCAGAGAATAATGAAAAGCCAATGGATCAAAAGAGCAAGGTTAAGTTCAAGATTGTTAGCTTGAAGGTGAATGGTCCTATGGAATATGTACCAGAGCTA TTTGATGAGCAGAAAGATCAGGTTGCAGTAGAGCAAATTCTGAGGGTTGTCTTCCTGGACCCAGATCACCcctgccct CAAATGGAGAAGCTGAAGAGGCAACTGGCTGAGGCTGAGGCCGCACTGGAGGCACGCAAGAAGCCCCCTGAAGACACAAGTCCTCGGATTGTTGGAGGACTGGTTATCGATGAATGG aaagaaagaagagaacgaTATCTTGCTCAGCAGCAGCAGGTGGAAGGGGTTGATTCAGTTTGA
- the LOC103971476 gene encoding vesicle-associated protein 4-1-like isoform X1, translated as MALAEVKAGTEGKGWGIFRLPFFGGGGGGGGGDGGSSSNSSSTFILTHNHHYRSSGQVEGGAAAAQAGRRSSGASSVSSVARSLLPTRRRLRLDPPTKLYFPYEPGKQVRSAIRIKNTSKSHVAFKFQTTAPKSCFMRPPGGILSPGESIIATVFKFVEQPENNEKPMDQKSKVKFKIVSLKVNGPMEYVPELFDEQKDQVAVEQILRVVFLDPDHPCPQMEKLKRQLAEAEAALEARKKPPEDTSPRIVGGLVIDEWVILFFLAIWLLCIFYFQMSIFSSSLPFYFQKERRERYLAQQQQVEGVDSV; from the exons ATGGCGTTAGCCGAAGTCAAGGCGGGGACGGAGGGGAAGGGGTGGGGGATTTTCCGGCTGCCTTTCTTCGGCGGCGGGGGCGGAGGTGGAGGAGGTGATGGAGGATCGTCGTCCAACTCTTCGTCGACGTTCATTTTGACGCATAACCACCATTACCGATCGTCGGGGCAGGTGGAGGGAGGGGCCGCGGCGGCGCAGGCCGGAAGGCGCAGCTCCGGCGCCAGCTCGGTCTCGTCGGTTGCCAGGTCGCTGCTGCCCACCAGACGCCGCCTTCGGCTCGATCCGCCCACCAAGCTCTACTTCCCTT ATGAACCTGGAAAACAGGTGCGAAGTGCAATCAGGATTAAGAACACCAGCAAGTCGCATGTGGCATTTAAG TTTCAAACAACTGCACCTAAGAGCTGTTTCATGCGTCCTCCTGGAGGTATACTCTCCCCAGGGGAGAGTATCATTGCTACTG TTTTCAAGTTTGTTGAGCAACCAGAGAATAATGAAAAGCCAATGGATCAAAAGAGCAAGGTTAAGTTCAAGATTGTTAGCTTGAAGGTGAATGGTCCTATGGAATATGTACCAGAGCTA TTTGATGAGCAGAAAGATCAGGTTGCAGTAGAGCAAATTCTGAGGGTTGTCTTCCTGGACCCAGATCACCcctgccct CAAATGGAGAAGCTGAAGAGGCAACTGGCTGAGGCTGAGGCCGCACTGGAGGCACGCAAGAAGCCCCCTGAAGACACAAGTCCTCGGATTGTTGGAGGACTGGTTATCGATGAATGGGTAATACTCTTTTTCCTTGCTATTTGGCTTCTATGCATTTTCTACTTTCAAATGAGCATTTTTTCCAGTTCCCTtcctttttattttcagaaagaaagaagagaacgaTATCTTGCTCAGCAGCAGCAGGTGGAAGGGGTTGATTCAGTTTGA
- the LOC103971476 gene encoding vesicle-associated protein 4-2-like isoform X3: MALAEVKAGTEGKGWGIFRLPFFGGGGGGGGGDGGSSSNSSSTFILTHNHHYRSSGQVEGGAAAAQAGRRSSGASSVSSVARSLLPTRRRLRLDPPTKLYFPYEPGKQVRSAIRIKNTSKSHVAFKLISRMYFLKKTSTPVAVFKFVEQPENNEKPMDQKSKVKFKIVSLKVNGPMEYVPELFDEQKDQVAVEQILRVVFLDPDHPCPQMEKLKRQLAEAEAALEARKKPPEDTSPRIVGGLVIDEWKERRERYLAQQQQVEGVDSV; encoded by the exons ATGGCGTTAGCCGAAGTCAAGGCGGGGACGGAGGGGAAGGGGTGGGGGATTTTCCGGCTGCCTTTCTTCGGCGGCGGGGGCGGAGGTGGAGGAGGTGATGGAGGATCGTCGTCCAACTCTTCGTCGACGTTCATTTTGACGCATAACCACCATTACCGATCGTCGGGGCAGGTGGAGGGAGGGGCCGCGGCGGCGCAGGCCGGAAGGCGCAGCTCCGGCGCCAGCTCGGTCTCGTCGGTTGCCAGGTCGCTGCTGCCCACCAGACGCCGCCTTCGGCTCGATCCGCCCACCAAGCTCTACTTCCCTT ATGAACCTGGAAAACAGGTGCGAAGTGCAATCAGGATTAAGAACACCAGCAAGTCGCATGTGGCATTTAAG CTCATATCGAGGATGTACTTTTTAAAAAAAACTTCCACCCCGGTGGCAGTTTTCAAGTTTGTTGAGCAACCAGAGAATAATGAAAAGCCAATGGATCAAAAGAGCAAGGTTAAGTTCAAGATTGTTAGCTTGAAGGTGAATGGTCCTATGGAATATGTACCAGAGCTA TTTGATGAGCAGAAAGATCAGGTTGCAGTAGAGCAAATTCTGAGGGTTGTCTTCCTGGACCCAGATCACCcctgccct CAAATGGAGAAGCTGAAGAGGCAACTGGCTGAGGCTGAGGCCGCACTGGAGGCACGCAAGAAGCCCCCTGAAGACACAAGTCCTCGGATTGTTGGAGGACTGGTTATCGATGAATGG aaagaaagaagagaacgaTATCTTGCTCAGCAGCAGCAGGTGGAAGGGGTTGATTCAGTTTGA